In a single window of the Orbaceae bacterium lpD04 genome:
- the rplA gene encoding 50S ribosomal protein L1: protein MAKLSKKAKLIREKVNATKQYEINEAITLLKELATAKFTESVDVAVNLGIDARKSDQNVRGAIVLPNGTGRSVRVAVFTQGPNAEAAKAAGAELVGMEDLAEQIKKGEMNFDVVIASPDAMRIVGQLGQILGPRGLMPNPKVGTVTPNVAEAVKNAKAGQVRYRNDKNGIIHTTLGKVDFDTDKLKENLEALLVALKRAKPASSKGIFIKKVSLSTTMGAGVAVDQTSLSATV from the coding sequence ATGGCTAAACTATCTAAGAAAGCTAAACTTATCCGTGAAAAAGTTAATGCTACTAAACAATATGAAATCAATGAAGCTATCACTTTATTAAAAGAGTTAGCTACAGCTAAATTTACTGAAAGTGTTGACGTTGCTGTTAACCTAGGTATTGATGCTCGTAAATCTGACCAAAATGTTCGCGGTGCAATTGTACTTCCAAATGGTACTGGCCGTAGCGTACGTGTTGCTGTATTTACTCAAGGTCCTAATGCAGAAGCTGCTAAAGCTGCTGGTGCAGAACTTGTCGGTATGGAAGATCTTGCTGAGCAAATCAAGAAAGGCGAAATGAATTTTGACGTTGTTATTGCCTCTCCAGATGCTATGCGTATCGTTGGTCAATTAGGTCAAATTTTAGGCCCTCGTGGTTTAATGCCAAATCCTAAAGTTGGCACAGTAACACCGAACGTCGCTGAGGCAGTTAAAAATGCTAAAGCTGGTCAGGTTCGTTACCGTAACGACAAAAATGGTATTATTCATACTACTCTTGGTAAAGTAGACTTTGATACTGACAAATTAAAAGAAAACTTAGAAGCGTTACTTGTTGCATTAAAACGTGCAAAACCAGCGTCATCTAAAGGTATCTTTATTAAGAAAGTTAGTCTGTCAACTACTATGGGTGCAGGTGTTGCTGTCGATCAAACAAGTTTGAGCGCAACAGTTTAA
- the rplL gene encoding 50S ribosomal protein L7/L12 translates to MSITKEQILDAVAEMSVMDVVELVSMMEEKFGVSAAAAVAVAAAGPAEAAEEKTEFDVILKDIGANKVAVIKAVRGATGLGLKEAKDLVESAPATVKEAASKDDSEALKKALEEAGATVELK, encoded by the coding sequence ATGTCTATCACTAAAGAACAAATTTTAGATGCAGTTGCTGAAATGTCTGTAATGGACGTTGTTGAACTAGTATCAATGATGGAAGAAAAATTCGGTGTTTCTGCAGCAGCAGCTGTAGCAGTTGCAGCAGCTGGTCCAGCTGAAGCAGCAGAAGAAAAAACTGAATTTGATGTTATCTTAAAAGACATCGGTGCTAACAAAGTTGCCGTTATCAAAGCCGTTCGTGGTGCAACTGGTTTAGGCTTAAAAGAAGCTAAAGACCTTGTTGAATCAGCTCCAGCTACAGTTAAAGAAGCTGCTAGCAAAGATGATTCAGAAGCACTTAAGAAAGCGCTTGAAGAAGCTGGTGCGACTGTCGAACTTAAATAA
- the rplJ gene encoding 50S ribosomal protein L10 has protein sequence MALNLQDKQAIVAEVNEVAKGALSAVVADSRGVTVEKMTALRKTAREAGVYMRVVRNTLLRRVVEGTPYECLKDTFVGPTLIAFSHEHPGAAARIFKAFAKENDKFEIKAAAFEGELITAANIDRLATLPTYEEALARLMSTMKEAAAGKLVRTLAAVRDQKEAA, from the coding sequence ATGGCATTAAATCTTCAAGATAAACAAGCGATTGTTGCTGAAGTTAACGAAGTTGCCAAAGGTGCGCTGTCTGCAGTTGTCGCGGATTCTCGTGGCGTTACTGTAGAAAAAATGACTGCATTACGTAAAACAGCTCGCGAAGCTGGCGTTTATATGCGTGTTGTTCGTAACACGTTATTGCGTCGCGTAGTTGAAGGTACTCCTTATGAGTGCTTAAAAGATACGTTTGTTGGTCCAACTCTAATTGCCTTTTCTCATGAGCACCCAGGTGCTGCAGCGCGAATTTTTAAAGCGTTTGCCAAAGAAAATGATAAATTTGAGATTAAAGCAGCAGCCTTTGAAGGTGAGTTAATTACTGCGGCTAATATTGACCGTTTAGCAACATTACCGACTTACGAAGAAGCATTAGCTCGCTTGATGTCGACCATGAAAGAAGCCGCAGCTGGCAAATTGGTTCGTACACTTGCAGCGGTTCGCGATCAAAAAGAAGCTGCTTAA